The following proteins come from a genomic window of Salminus brasiliensis chromosome 15, fSalBra1.hap2, whole genome shotgun sequence:
- the LOC140536185 gene encoding CMRF35-like molecule 7 isoform X2, which produces MQVRIMLHLLSCLLFAIRKEVFAVPEIEGLVNEHLNISCTHGWASTNIKYLCRWNCKNSDMLIRSIGVGKVAQKGRYLLYDRGGGRFTVTIAGLWKSDSGRYWCGVERSGPDTFYEFVLKVLDAPQVTTPPETSPLPNLDAKISTKGRQNYIPACVFAVLLILVVSLMLHHRQENIVSVLQGCSLLTRGQTNTDHLETTPGDQNPDKMSSIYQNMELSVSQSNPVYQMLQIESTQSDLIYDSLVSSASQ; this is translated from the exons ATGCAGGTGAGAATCATGCTTcatcttctcagctgtctccTTTTTG CCATCAGGAAAGAGGTCTTTGCTGTTCCTGAAATTGAAGGCTTAGTGAATGAACATCTGAACATCTCCTGCACTCACGGATGGGCCAGTACAAACATCAAGTACCTTTGCAGATGGAACTGCAAGAATAGTGACATGCTCATCAGATCTATAGGAGTGGGCAAAGTAGCCCAGAAAGGGCGATACTTGCTGTATGACCGAGGCGGAGGGCGTTTCACTGTCACCATTGCAGGGCTGTGGAAGTCAGATTCTGGAAGGTACTGGTGTGGGGTGGAGAGGTCTGGACCGGACACGTTTTATGAGTTTGTTCTTAAAGTGCTGGATG CTCCTCAGGTCACTACCCCACCTGAAACATCACCTTTACCTAATCTGGATGCCAAGATCTCTACTAAAG GTCGACAGAACTACATTCCTGcttgtgtgtttgctgtgctGCTCATCCTGGTTGTGTCTCTGATGCTTCACCATCGCCAGGAGAATATCGTTAGTGTATTACAAg GTTGTTCACTGTTAACGAGAGGCCAG ACCAATACTGACCATCTAGAGACCACACCTGGAGACCAGAACCCAGACAAGATGAGTTCAATCTACCAGAACATGGAGCTCAGCGTCAGTCAATCAAATCCAGTCTACCAGATGCTACAAATTGAAAGCACCCAGTCAGACCTCATTTATGACAGTCTAGTCTCCAGTGCTAGCCAATGA
- the LOC140536185 gene encoding CMRF35-like molecule 7 isoform X1: MQVRIMLHLLSCLLFAAIRKEVFAVPEIEGLVNEHLNISCTHGWASTNIKYLCRWNCKNSDMLIRSIGVGKVAQKGRYLLYDRGGGRFTVTIAGLWKSDSGRYWCGVERSGPDTFYEFVLKVLDAPQVTTPPETSPLPNLDAKISTKGRQNYIPACVFAVLLILVVSLMLHHRQENIVSVLQGCSLLTRGQTNTDHLETTPGDQNPDKMSSIYQNMELSVSQSNPVYQMLQIESTQSDLIYDSLVSSASQ; encoded by the exons ATGCAGGTGAGAATCATGCTTcatcttctcagctgtctccTTTTTG CAGCCATCAGGAAAGAGGTCTTTGCTGTTCCTGAAATTGAAGGCTTAGTGAATGAACATCTGAACATCTCCTGCACTCACGGATGGGCCAGTACAAACATCAAGTACCTTTGCAGATGGAACTGCAAGAATAGTGACATGCTCATCAGATCTATAGGAGTGGGCAAAGTAGCCCAGAAAGGGCGATACTTGCTGTATGACCGAGGCGGAGGGCGTTTCACTGTCACCATTGCAGGGCTGTGGAAGTCAGATTCTGGAAGGTACTGGTGTGGGGTGGAGAGGTCTGGACCGGACACGTTTTATGAGTTTGTTCTTAAAGTGCTGGATG CTCCTCAGGTCACTACCCCACCTGAAACATCACCTTTACCTAATCTGGATGCCAAGATCTCTACTAAAG GTCGACAGAACTACATTCCTGcttgtgtgtttgctgtgctGCTCATCCTGGTTGTGTCTCTGATGCTTCACCATCGCCAGGAGAATATCGTTAGTGTATTACAAg GTTGTTCACTGTTAACGAGAGGCCAG ACCAATACTGACCATCTAGAGACCACACCTGGAGACCAGAACCCAGACAAGATGAGTTCAATCTACCAGAACATGGAGCTCAGCGTCAGTCAATCAAATCCAGTCTACCAGATGCTACAAATTGAAAGCACCCAGTCAGACCTCATTTATGACAGTCTAGTCTCCAGTGCTAGCCAATGA
- the LOC140536185 gene encoding uncharacterized protein isoform X3 has product MQVRIMLHLLSCLLFGLWKSDSGRYWCGVERSGPDTFYEFVLKVLDAPQVTTPPETSPLPNLDAKISTKGRQNYIPACVFAVLLILVVSLMLHHRQENIVSVLQGCSLLTRGQTNTDHLETTPGDQNPDKMSSIYQNMELSVSQSNPVYQMLQIESTQSDLIYDSLVSSASQ; this is encoded by the exons ATGCAGGTGAGAATCATGCTTcatcttctcagctgtctccTTTTTG GGCTGTGGAAGTCAGATTCTGGAAGGTACTGGTGTGGGGTGGAGAGGTCTGGACCGGACACGTTTTATGAGTTTGTTCTTAAAGTGCTGGATG CTCCTCAGGTCACTACCCCACCTGAAACATCACCTTTACCTAATCTGGATGCCAAGATCTCTACTAAAG GTCGACAGAACTACATTCCTGcttgtgtgtttgctgtgctGCTCATCCTGGTTGTGTCTCTGATGCTTCACCATCGCCAGGAGAATATCGTTAGTGTATTACAAg GTTGTTCACTGTTAACGAGAGGCCAG ACCAATACTGACCATCTAGAGACCACACCTGGAGACCAGAACCCAGACAAGATGAGTTCAATCTACCAGAACATGGAGCTCAGCGTCAGTCAATCAAATCCAGTCTACCAGATGCTACAAATTGAAAGCACCCAGTCAGACCTCATTTATGACAGTCTAGTCTCCAGTGCTAGCCAATGA